A section of the Sedimentisphaera cyanobacteriorum genome encodes:
- a CDS encoding phosphoribosylaminoimidazolesuccinocarboxamide synthase, producing MSKTILQTSIPGAKAHRGKVRDIYDAGNKLIIAATDRISAFDVVMKNGIPGKGTVLTQISKFWFEFFEDEIESHFITDDVSEYPEPFNEHPDQLEGRSMLVRKTKVLPIECIIRGYITGSGWKDYKKSGKVCGHRLPEGLKECQKLPEPLYTPSTKAEYGEHDENISVEKSAEIIGKEAAEYVSRKSIEIFEKAGRYAADKGIILADTKFEWGRYQDDIILIDEVLTPDSSRFWPGDDYEPGRPQKSFDKQFVRDYLEKIDFDKSGDGIELPEEIVSKTSEKYIECFERLTGKTFSF from the coding sequence ATGTCAAAAACAATACTTCAAACATCCATTCCAGGAGCTAAGGCACATCGCGGCAAGGTTCGTGATATTTACGATGCCGGCAATAAACTCATCATCGCAGCGACAGACAGAATCAGTGCATTTGATGTTGTTATGAAAAACGGTATTCCGGGCAAGGGAACAGTTCTAACTCAGATATCCAAATTCTGGTTTGAATTTTTCGAAGATGAGATAGAAAGCCATTTCATAACCGATGATGTAAGCGAATATCCCGAACCATTCAATGAACACCCCGACCAGCTCGAAGGGCGGAGTATGCTAGTTCGCAAAACTAAGGTTTTGCCAATAGAGTGCATAATCCGGGGGTACATCACCGGCTCAGGCTGGAAGGATTACAAGAAAAGCGGAAAGGTATGCGGGCACAGGCTCCCTGAAGGGCTGAAAGAATGCCAGAAGCTGCCCGAACCGCTCTATACGCCATCAACAAAGGCCGAATACGGCGAGCACGATGAGAATATCTCCGTTGAGAAAAGCGCAGAGATCATCGGGAAAGAAGCTGCTGAATACGTAAGCAGAAAGAGCATTGAGATCTTCGAGAAAGCAGGCAGATATGCCGCAGACAAGGGGATTATCCTCGCTGATACAAAGTTCGAATGGGGCAGATATCAAGATGATATTATCCTGATAGATGAAGTTCTCACGCCTGATTCCTCAAGGTTCTGGCCCGGAGACGACTACGAGCCCGGCAGGCCTCAGAAAAGCTTTGATAAACAGTTCGTTAGAGACTATCTCGAAAAGATTGACTTTGATAAATCCGGCGATGGAATAGAGCTTCCCGAAGAGATCGTAAGCAAAACAAGCGAGAAATACATAGAATGCTTCGAAAGGCTCACCGGAAAGACTTTTTCTTTCTAA
- the uppS gene encoding polyprenyl diphosphate synthase — MKNDFEAVRKQAAEKFGLPAEKIPRHIGIIMDGNGRWAKQRDLPRFHGHREGAKKIEIICDAAQEIGCECVTLYCFSVQNWRRPEMEIDYLMQLFTRYLVAVREDLVEKNMKLAHFGRREGLPDFLLEELDNTLEATKSGTGLTLGLCLNYGGREEIADAVKRLGEKISNAKLSPEEITEQMISENIYTSEYPDPDLIIRTSSEMRISNFLLWQSSYAEYYVTKTLWPDFTREEMFEAVKTIGRRERRMGDIKA; from the coding sequence ATGAAAAATGATTTTGAAGCTGTAAGAAAACAGGCCGCTGAAAAGTTCGGCCTGCCTGCCGAGAAAATACCGAGGCATATCGGCATAATTATGGACGGCAACGGCAGATGGGCAAAGCAGAGAGACCTTCCAAGATTCCACGGGCATAGAGAAGGAGCAAAAAAGATTGAAATAATCTGCGATGCTGCTCAGGAGATTGGCTGTGAATGCGTAACGCTTTACTGCTTCAGCGTGCAGAACTGGCGCAGGCCTGAGATGGAGATTGATTATCTTATGCAGCTTTTCACCCGATACCTCGTGGCTGTGCGTGAGGATTTGGTTGAAAAGAATATGAAGCTCGCCCATTTCGGCAGGCGGGAAGGCCTTCCGGATTTCCTGCTTGAAGAGCTGGATAACACCCTCGAAGCCACCAAATCCGGCACAGGCCTCACCCTCGGGCTATGCCTGAACTACGGTGGAAGAGAGGAAATTGCCGATGCAGTTAAAAGACTCGGGGAAAAAATCTCAAACGCAAAGCTCAGCCCAGAAGAAATCACAGAACAGATGATATCTGAAAATATATATACCTCTGAATACCCTGACCCCGACCTTATCATAAGAACATCAAGCGAGATGAGGATAAGCAATTTTCTGCTTTGGCAGTCCAGCTATGCCGAGTATTATGTAACAAAGACGCTCTGGCCGGACTTCACGAGAGAAGAGATGTTTGAGGCCGTTAAAACCATCGGCAGAAGGGAGAGAAGAATGGGAGATATTAAAGCTTAA
- a CDS encoding glycoside hydrolase family 43 protein — protein MRVKHLLILTALSSIIFLSSCAGNKSMELSYENPVWDGYLADPHIFRAEGSYYAVGTGQAEDGRHFPIVKSDDFVNWEHTGGALEPLEEPNLELYWAPEIAERDGKFYLYYAGDMNMRVAVAESPEGPYEDAGIKLFPDLEFSIDGHPYKDPVSGEWYLFFAKDFFDKKPGTALAVVKLGDDMLSTEGQVHTVMRAFSDWQIYERNRDWYDKTWPAWYTVEGPAVLHKDGKYYCFYSGGNWQTPGYGVGCAVSKDITGPYKDPWSESEPSVLSSDDTELIGPGHNSVIKAPDGQTWFIVYHSWNSEQTKRQMCIDPLIWTSEGPKCFNPSRGEKTVSLPLND, from the coding sequence ATGCGCGTGAAACACTTGCTTATCTTAACGGCTCTGAGCTCTATTATCTTTCTCAGCTCTTGTGCGGGCAATAAAAGTATGGAGCTTTCTTATGAGAATCCCGTTTGGGACGGCTATCTTGCAGACCCCCACATATTCCGAGCCGAAGGTTCATACTATGCTGTAGGTACAGGTCAGGCCGAGGACGGCAGGCATTTCCCGATAGTTAAATCTGATGATTTTGTGAACTGGGAGCATACAGGCGGCGCGCTTGAGCCTCTGGAAGAGCCGAACCTCGAGCTGTACTGGGCTCCTGAGATCGCCGAGAGGGACGGGAAGTTCTATCTGTACTATGCAGGCGATATGAATATGCGTGTGGCTGTGGCCGAGAGCCCTGAGGGGCCTTATGAAGATGCGGGCATCAAGCTTTTCCCCGATCTTGAATTTTCGATAGACGGCCATCCATACAAAGACCCTGTCAGCGGTGAATGGTATCTTTTCTTCGCCAAAGACTTTTTCGATAAAAAGCCCGGAACCGCTCTTGCTGTAGTGAAGCTGGGAGATGATATGCTCTCTACAGAGGGGCAGGTGCATACTGTTATGCGGGCATTCTCAGACTGGCAGATATACGAGCGCAACCGGGACTGGTACGATAAAACCTGGCCTGCCTGGTACACAGTAGAGGGGCCTGCGGTTCTCCATAAAGACGGCAAATACTACTGCTTTTATTCAGGCGGGAACTGGCAGACTCCCGGTTACGGGGTAGGCTGCGCTGTATCGAAGGATATTACCGGGCCGTATAAAGACCCGTGGAGCGAATCAGAGCCTTCTGTGCTCAGCAGTGATGATACAGAGCTTATTGGCCCGGGGCATAATTCAGTAATAAAGGCTCCGGACGGGCAAACTTGGTTCATCGTGTATCATTCATGGAACAGCGAGCAGACAAAGCGGCAGATGTGTATCGATCCTCTGATTTGGACATCCGAAGGGCCGAAATGCTTCAACCCTTCCCGCGGCGAGAAAACTGTTTCCCTGCCCCTTAATGACTAA
- a CDS encoding SDR family oxidoreductase, producing MDCLKGKTAVVTGASSGIGRQTAIKLAEEGCRVVIAARRSDKLDETAAKMPQNAECLAVQADITNQSDVRALFDAAVQRFGSLDILVNNAGRGLKADIADIQLEDWQKTLDVNLTGVFLCSREALRIMKKRGINGKIITVSSMIGLLPAPGFAAYGASKHGVTGFMWSLYWEAKSSGIKTASIYPARVDTEFFDSHGYDERPSKGQMLSARDIAEHVAAAASGSFLRTAGVVLRNCIKRIKGYFSLLLS from the coding sequence ATGGACTGCTTGAAGGGTAAGACTGCTGTGGTTACAGGGGCGAGCAGCGGAATCGGAAGACAAACTGCTATAAAGCTCGCAGAAGAGGGCTGCAGGGTGGTAATAGCTGCAAGGCGAAGCGATAAGCTCGATGAAACTGCCGCAAAAATGCCGCAGAATGCTGAATGCCTTGCTGTACAGGCAGATATAACAAACCAGAGCGACGTGCGGGCTCTTTTTGATGCTGCTGTGCAGAGGTTCGGCTCGCTGGATATTCTCGTTAATAATGCAGGCCGCGGGCTCAAGGCCGATATAGCTGATATCCAGCTGGAAGACTGGCAGAAAACGCTCGACGTGAACCTTACAGGCGTGTTTCTCTGCTCAAGGGAGGCGCTGAGGATAATGAAAAAGAGGGGCATAAACGGAAAGATTATTACTGTATCCTCGATGATTGGGCTTTTGCCCGCTCCGGGCTTTGCCGCATACGGGGCATCAAAACATGGAGTTACGGGGTTTATGTGGTCTCTTTATTGGGAGGCGAAAAGCTCCGGGATAAAAACCGCAAGCATATACCCTGCGAGAGTGGATACCGAATTCTTCGATTCCCACGGCTACGATGAACGCCCGTCTAAAGGGCAGATGCTCTCAGCTCGAGATATCGCAGAACACGTTGCTGCTGCGGCATCCGGCAGCTTTCTGCGCACCGCAGGAGTTGTGCTGAGAAACTGCATAAAACGAATCAAAGGATACTTCTCGCTGCTTTTATCGTAA
- the hflX gene encoding GTPase HflX, producing MLDNIRDQLKVQKQRAVLVGAIIRGSEKENDNLHELTSLTETAGAIIVDRLQQKINEINPSIYIGRGKAAYIGKRAKEANASLVIFDNDLSPGQIKDLENILEKQVIDRSELILDIFATRARTKQARLQVELAQLEYTYPRLTRMWSHLDTVTGAASGGIGAVGGIGTRGTGEKQLEIDRRLVNKRISELKAELRKIEKRKDREIESRCEAFKICLVGYTNAGKSTFMNAVTDAGVVQENKLFATLDTRTRRWKLECGAEALLSDTVGFVRKLPHQLVESFKATLSEALSADLLLHVVDVSSESVFEQIESVNGVLEDIGCGGKDTLVLLNKSEIPVSVTTLDTLKAAFPDAISVSAKTGYNIDSAVHEITRRITGKRRRVKVVYSVQKGRIQGFLKKYADIEKTDIDQMNMVQQVLIGSKNLDKLRSLKPESIEELE from the coding sequence ATGTTGGATAATATCAGAGACCAGCTCAAAGTTCAAAAGCAGCGGGCAGTGCTCGTTGGGGCTATAATTAGAGGCAGTGAAAAAGAAAACGACAACCTCCACGAGCTCACATCACTAACAGAAACCGCAGGAGCGATTATTGTAGATCGCCTCCAGCAGAAGATTAACGAGATCAACCCTTCCATCTATATCGGCAGAGGAAAAGCCGCATACATCGGCAAACGCGCAAAAGAAGCAAACGCCAGCCTTGTGATTTTCGATAACGACCTCTCCCCAGGGCAGATCAAAGACCTCGAGAATATACTCGAAAAGCAGGTTATAGACAGAAGCGAGCTTATCCTCGATATCTTCGCAACCCGGGCGCGCACAAAACAGGCGAGGCTGCAGGTGGAGCTGGCTCAGCTTGAATACACCTACCCCCGCCTTACGAGGATGTGGTCTCACTTGGATACGGTAACGGGCGCAGCTTCCGGCGGGATTGGAGCTGTGGGCGGTATCGGAACAAGGGGTACAGGCGAGAAGCAGCTCGAGATAGACAGAAGGCTCGTAAACAAACGCATCTCCGAGCTCAAGGCAGAGCTCAGAAAGATTGAAAAGCGAAAAGACCGCGAGATAGAATCGCGCTGCGAGGCATTCAAGATCTGCCTTGTGGGTTATACAAATGCTGGCAAGAGCACCTTTATGAACGCTGTTACAGATGCGGGAGTGGTGCAGGAGAATAAGCTCTTCGCAACTCTCGACACGCGTACAAGGAGATGGAAGCTCGAATGCGGGGCAGAGGCGCTTCTCAGCGATACGGTGGGTTTTGTTCGCAAACTCCCCCACCAGCTTGTGGAATCTTTCAAGGCAACGCTCTCGGAAGCTCTCAGCGCTGATCTTCTGCTTCATGTTGTGGATGTAAGCAGTGAGAGCGTTTTCGAGCAGATTGAAAGCGTGAATGGAGTGCTTGAGGATATCGGCTGCGGAGGGAAAGACACCCTCGTTCTGCTGAATAAATCCGAGATCCCCGTAAGCGTTACCACTCTCGACACCCTCAAGGCCGCATTTCCCGATGCCATTTCCGTTTCAGCGAAAACAGGCTACAACATTGATTCGGCAGTGCATGAGATAACCCGCCGAATTACCGGCAAAAGGCGGAGGGTTAAAGTGGTGTACAGCGTCCAGAAAGGCAGGATTCAGGGTTTTTTGAAGAAGTATGCCGACATAGAAAAAACAGATATAGACCAGATGAATATGGTTCAGCAGGTGCTTATCGGCTCAAAAAATCTCGATAAGCTCCGCTCGCTCAAACCTGAAAGCATTGAAGAGCTCGAATAA
- a CDS encoding glycosyltransferase family 39 protein encodes MGALSSNKRPVWHDIVFFTLSAGLLRFFILGNESFWIDEMATFHRVSMTWEDMFARLLELKYHPPLHYCLAKLWCGIAGYSEFSLRFISALSGMFAAPFFYLTALKLTSRKAARFAAGMFVLSAYHIQWAQEARFYSLMGLLTCVSMYFFVRLIQERRLRNLLALSLASALLLYNHYYGIFVIASQNLAAITQIIIETRKSGRLNKKDLSGWIAGQILAAALFIPWFAVLLQGLSKYGGGTGVLERPGIIHLLAAPYFFAGESLLLAAVFAALFILYLWAVYRAAGNGKSFLTELLKDHTAIWWLVVTVAVPYLFSLIAAPVYSGRYILAGSFAFFILAGRALSRLERKAMFIASAVLYLTMAGVLADYYIGPFNENWKAAAKEISAQAEPSETVIIHPAFCRKAFSYYYHGQAEVKGFPLLDQKIEAGGPAVTPENAPLIQRQYAGANGVWLVYCHSWDEDYLLVEKLNEDFTLVEKIKLHKIEIFRFDKRKQ; translated from the coding sequence ATGGGGGCTTTAAGCAGTAATAAAAGGCCTGTATGGCACGATATAGTGTTTTTCACTCTTTCAGCCGGGCTTCTTCGCTTCTTTATACTTGGCAATGAGAGCTTCTGGATTGATGAAATGGCCACATTCCACCGCGTTTCGATGACGTGGGAGGATATGTTTGCCCGTCTTCTCGAGCTCAAATACCACCCGCCCCTTCACTACTGCCTTGCAAAGCTCTGGTGCGGGATTGCAGGCTATAGCGAATTCTCGCTGAGATTCATCTCTGCTCTCTCGGGGATGTTCGCTGCTCCCTTTTTCTACCTCACTGCATTAAAGCTTACAAGCAGAAAAGCAGCCAGATTTGCAGCGGGGATGTTTGTGCTTTCTGCATACCACATCCAATGGGCGCAGGAGGCGAGATTCTATTCGCTTATGGGGCTTTTAACCTGCGTTTCGATGTACTTCTTCGTTAGGCTTATCCAAGAACGAAGGCTGAGAAACCTTCTTGCCTTATCCCTTGCCTCCGCCCTTCTATTATACAATCACTACTACGGAATCTTCGTTATAGCTTCGCAGAATTTAGCTGCCATCACGCAGATAATTATCGAAACCCGCAAATCGGGGCGATTAAACAAAAAAGACCTCTCCGGCTGGATTGCAGGCCAGATTCTTGCCGCTGCTTTGTTTATCCCGTGGTTTGCCGTGCTTTTGCAGGGGCTCAGCAAATATGGAGGCGGGACGGGCGTTTTAGAAAGGCCGGGAATAATTCATCTGCTTGCAGCCCCGTACTTCTTTGCGGGGGAAAGCCTCCTGCTTGCGGCTGTTTTCGCAGCCCTTTTCATACTCTATCTTTGGGCTGTTTACAGGGCAGCGGGAAACGGCAAATCGTTCCTCACAGAGCTTTTGAAAGACCATACAGCAATTTGGTGGCTGGTTGTAACGGTTGCTGTGCCTTATTTGTTTTCGCTTATCGCTGCGCCGGTGTATTCAGGACGGTATATCCTTGCAGGCTCGTTTGCATTTTTCATCCTCGCAGGCAGGGCTCTCAGCAGGCTCGAGCGCAAGGCTATGTTCATCGCTTCAGCCGTTTTGTATCTCACTATGGCAGGAGTTCTCGCTGATTACTATATCGGCCCGTTCAATGAAAACTGGAAGGCAGCGGCAAAGGAAATCTCAGCTCAGGCAGAGCCTTCTGAAACGGTGATTATCCATCCGGCATTCTGCCGAAAGGCCTTCAGCTACTACTACCACGGACAGGCCGAGGTGAAGGGCTTTCCGCTTCTCGATCAAAAAATTGAGGCAGGAGGCCCCGCTGTTACACCCGAAAACGCACCTCTGATTCAGCGTCAGTATGCAGGAGCGAATGGGGTATGGCTGGTGTACTGCCACAGCTGGGACGAGGATTATCTGCTCGTTGAAAAGCTCAATGAGGATTTCACACTCGTTGAGAAAATCAAGCTTCACAAAATTGAAATCTTCCGATTCGATAAAAGAAAGCAATAG
- a CDS encoding N-acetylmuramoyl-L-alanine amidase family protein, whose protein sequence is MAKKRILSGLAVLLTGAMLAGCSAPSVQAPVVVGKDSRLERIENRTPDYTYQQPQRQQRTGSVKGKTFIIDAGHGGKDPGALGKALTRFDEKQINLDTAKKTAYYLKQKGARVIMSRDDDTFIELNARAALAERYSADALISIHADWCGTPSVSGASFFIARSAVGQSKRLASALEKEFRDRGLPVRGVRRADFRVLVKHSKPSTLIELGFMSNPAEAKRLSSSSYRTKLAKAIAAGIERAY, encoded by the coding sequence GTGGCTAAGAAAAGGATTTTAAGCGGGCTTGCAGTTTTATTAACAGGGGCAATGCTTGCAGGATGCAGCGCACCGAGTGTTCAGGCTCCTGTTGTAGTGGGAAAAGATTCCCGGCTGGAGAGAATTGAAAACAGAACTCCAGACTACACTTATCAGCAGCCTCAAAGGCAGCAAAGAACAGGCTCTGTAAAAGGGAAAACATTCATCATTGATGCCGGCCACGGAGGCAAAGACCCCGGCGCCCTCGGAAAGGCGCTTACAAGGTTCGATGAGAAGCAGATCAATCTCGATACAGCCAAGAAAACTGCATACTACCTCAAGCAGAAAGGTGCGAGGGTGATTATGAGCCGCGATGACGACACATTCATAGAGCTGAACGCCCGAGCCGCCCTCGCAGAGCGTTACAGCGCAGACGCACTTATCTCAATACACGCAGACTGGTGCGGAACGCCAAGCGTTTCAGGAGCATCCTTCTTTATAGCACGCTCGGCCGTGGGGCAGAGCAAAAGGCTCGCATCTGCTCTGGAAAAAGAATTCAGAGACAGAGGCCTGCCCGTTCGGGGGGTAAGGAGGGCGGATTTCCGCGTCCTCGTGAAACACAGCAAACCCTCCACGCTTATAGAGCTGGGATTTATGTCTAACCCCGCAGAGGCCAAACGCCTCTCCAGCAGTTCATACAGAACCAAGCTCGCCAAGGCGATAGCCGCCGGTATAGAGCGGGCGTACTAA
- a CDS encoding adenylosuccinate synthase, whose protein sequence is MNCCVTGLQWGDEGKGKVVDILAEQCDVVVRFAGGANAGHTVIVNNQKFALHLMPSGAVRSDTACVIGNGVVFDPEIFLKELEGLEEKGFSFASRLFISENAHVVLSYHKLEDSLRESALGKNKIGTTNRGIGPCYADKIGRSFAVRVADFRSPEELKKKLNNIIEYKNKVFSAVYGAEPIDPEEVYQSCQTYSKKLGKYICNTTKYLHEAIASGKKVLFEGAQGALLDLDHGTFPFVTSSNASALGMSTGSGIPSSKVERFLGVVKAYTTRVGSGPFPTEQDNQTGQLIRDKGNEYGTTTGRPRRCGWFDGVAARYAAAIGGINELAVMHLDTLAGMEELKICPSYMLDGEETNFFPVDAGDLERAECVYETFAGWSEDLSEVKEYEKLPENAKRYIEALERITGVRVSMIGTGPRRDQIIYKNNG, encoded by the coding sequence ATGAATTGTTGCGTTACAGGACTGCAATGGGGAGATGAAGGTAAGGGCAAAGTCGTAGATATATTAGCCGAGCAGTGTGATGTTGTCGTTCGCTTTGCCGGCGGGGCAAATGCAGGGCATACTGTGATAGTGAATAATCAGAAATTCGCGCTGCATCTAATGCCCAGCGGCGCCGTACGTTCAGACACTGCCTGCGTTATAGGAAACGGTGTAGTATTCGACCCGGAGATCTTCCTCAAAGAGCTCGAGGGGCTCGAAGAGAAGGGCTTCAGCTTTGCAAGCAGGCTTTTTATCAGCGAGAATGCTCACGTTGTGCTCTCATACCATAAGCTCGAAGACTCGCTGAGAGAATCAGCTCTCGGTAAGAATAAAATCGGAACCACCAACCGAGGAATCGGCCCGTGCTATGCAGATAAGATCGGCAGAAGCTTTGCCGTACGGGTGGCAGATTTCAGAAGTCCTGAAGAGCTGAAAAAGAAACTCAATAATATAATCGAATACAAAAACAAGGTGTTCAGCGCGGTTTATGGAGCAGAACCCATAGATCCTGAAGAAGTTTACCAGAGCTGCCAAACATATTCCAAAAAGCTTGGTAAATATATATGTAATACAACTAAATACCTCCACGAGGCGATAGCTTCCGGCAAGAAAGTGCTTTTTGAAGGCGCGCAGGGAGCCCTTTTAGACCTCGACCACGGAACATTCCCCTTCGTTACCAGCTCTAACGCCTCGGCATTGGGCATGAGTACAGGTTCAGGCATACCTTCAAGCAAGGTAGAACGTTTTCTCGGCGTTGTAAAGGCATACACAACGCGAGTAGGCTCGGGGCCTTTCCCCACCGAGCAGGACAACCAGACCGGCCAGCTCATCCGAGACAAGGGTAATGAATACGGCACCACCACCGGCCGGCCGAGAAGATGCGGCTGGTTCGACGGGGTTGCCGCGAGATACGCTGCTGCTATAGGCGGAATAAACGAGCTTGCAGTGATGCATTTGGATACGCTTGCGGGCATGGAAGAGCTGAAGATCTGTCCGAGCTATATGCTTGACGGCGAAGAAACAAACTTCTTCCCGGTTGATGCAGGCGATCTTGAAAGAGCTGAATGCGTTTACGAAACTTTCGCAGGCTGGAGCGAAGACCTCTCGGAGGTGAAAGAGTATGAAAAGCTCCCCGAAAACGCTAAGCGATATATAGAAGCATTAGAGCGGATTACTGGTGTTAGAGTGAGTATGATAGGCACCGGCCCGAGAAGAGATCAGATTATTTATAAAAATAACGGCTGA
- a CDS encoding four helix bundle protein, with translation MAFAFEKLVVYQKAVDFADKTCETKSKFPNGFYYLRDQLNRASLSIASNIAEGNGRFTKNDRKHFFGIARGSAQE, from the coding sequence ATGGCATTCGCTTTTGAAAAACTTGTCGTTTACCAGAAAGCTGTCGATTTTGCCGACAAGACTTGCGAGACAAAATCCAAATTCCCCAATGGATTTTATTATCTTCGTGATCAGCTTAATCGTGCTTCTTTATCAATTGCTTCCAATATCGCTGAGGGCAATGGTCGGTTCACAAAAAATGATCGAAAACACTTTTTCGGTATTGCTCGCGGTTCTGCGCAGGAATGA
- a CDS encoding NAD-dependent epimerase/dehydratase family protein has translation MKNILITGGCGFLGRYLVEMLLEQMPDSKLKIIDVKCDDELVDQLTKSDRVVLRTGRDICRKSSIENDFADADVVIHLAGKVSFSIKDKQQLYNINTAGTENVASLSRDAGVSHFIQISSVAAIGYGSDKNKPVNEEFQFDWAEASRHNKHYSLSKHFGDQKVEKLLEGRHYTIIYPGLMLGPGDRINSVKLVNAIARKKLKFALPGGTNVVDVRDAARGITQAVKTQTQEKHLILSGYNLTFPQINTAISKFLRTPPPTKTLSPKFEGVMYLTTLMLEKFCPCNLPVTADNVHSAFKFRYFDNSKAKEKLGWEPEYKFETTVKDTVEWMEEYGLLEG, from the coding sequence TTGAAGAATATTTTAATCACCGGCGGCTGCGGCTTTCTGGGCAGGTATCTGGTTGAGATGCTGCTGGAGCAGATGCCCGATTCGAAGCTGAAGATCATTGATGTTAAATGCGATGATGAGCTTGTTGACCAGCTCACAAAATCGGACAGAGTAGTTCTGAGAACAGGCAGGGATATCTGCAGGAAAAGTTCGATAGAGAATGATTTTGCTGATGCGGATGTTGTTATTCACCTGGCGGGGAAGGTGTCTTTCTCTATCAAAGATAAGCAGCAGCTGTACAATATAAATACTGCCGGAACTGAAAACGTTGCCTCGCTTTCGAGAGATGCGGGCGTTTCTCATTTTATTCAGATAAGCTCTGTGGCTGCGATTGGATACGGCAGCGACAAGAATAAGCCGGTGAACGAGGAATTTCAGTTCGATTGGGCAGAGGCAAGCCGGCACAACAAGCACTACAGCCTCTCCAAACACTTTGGAGACCAGAAGGTTGAAAAGCTCCTCGAAGGCCGGCATTATACGATAATATACCCGGGACTGATGCTCGGGCCGGGCGACAGGATAAATTCTGTGAAGCTTGTTAATGCGATCGCACGGAAAAAACTCAAGTTTGCCCTGCCAGGCGGAACGAATGTGGTTGATGTGCGTGATGCTGCAAGGGGGATAACTCAGGCCGTGAAAACACAAACGCAGGAAAAGCACCTAATTCTATCTGGGTATAACCTAACATTCCCGCAAATCAATACGGCGATCTCTAAATTTCTCAGAACGCCTCCACCTACGAAAACACTCAGCCCGAAATTCGAAGGCGTGATGTATCTGACAACACTTATGCTCGAGAAGTTCTGCCCGTGCAATTTGCCCGTTACTGCGGATAATGTGCATTCTGCTTTCAAATTCCGCTATTTCGACAACAGCAAAGCAAAGGAAAAGCTCGGCTGGGAACCTGAGTACAAATTCGAAACAACCGTGAAGGATACGGTTGAATGGATGGAGGAATATGGACTGCTTGAAGGGTAA
- a CDS encoding family 43 glycosylhydrolase has product MKKSVIICVLALICSSLFAAMPAEKIRAGLKERNKALHIKDGWIRDPYIILMPDGWYYLTGTTKLPEDSEKFLHNKYNDNISPNRVGHIMRLWRSRNLIDWEYIGAPYSLADGIWPEVYPEKHRNINDWRLWAPEMHFIDGCWVIVHTSPAPVNGANLSVTRGRKLEGPYLNPMGKNIRKRHDPTLFEDENGRVWLIWGAANIVPLKDDFSGVAGDWVRIWPSNRKIGHEGCMIRKIGDKYVLFGTGWSTDKMRKGSYNLYYCVSDKINGGYGKRKFAGRFLGHGTLFKDKQGRWWCTAFYNANVPRISRKHAQTKDLSDTAYTVNKQGVTIVPMDIRQLDTGEIRVKALDPLYASPGKEEAQEF; this is encoded by the coding sequence ATGAAGAAATCAGTAATAATCTGCGTGTTGGCACTAATTTGCTCCTCGCTGTTTGCTGCAATGCCCGCTGAGAAGATAAGGGCAGGGCTAAAGGAAAGAAACAAAGCCCTTCACATCAAAGACGGCTGGATAAGAGATCCGTACATAATTCTTATGCCGGACGGCTGGTATTACCTCACCGGCACAACCAAACTCCCTGAGGATTCGGAAAAATTCCTTCATAACAAATATAACGACAACATCTCGCCGAACAGGGTTGGGCATATTATGCGGCTCTGGAGAAGCAGAAACCTTATCGATTGGGAGTATATCGGGGCTCCTTATTCTCTTGCAGACGGAATCTGGCCGGAGGTATATCCCGAAAAGCACAGAAACATAAACGACTGGCGGCTTTGGGCTCCGGAGATGCACTTTATAGACGGATGCTGGGTTATTGTTCATACAAGCCCTGCTCCTGTTAACGGGGCTAATCTCTCAGTTACAAGGGGCAGAAAGCTTGAAGGCCCTTATCTCAATCCGATGGGGAAGAATATTCGCAAAAGGCACGACCCTACCCTGTTTGAAGATGAAAACGGAAGAGTATGGCTGATCTGGGGAGCTGCTAATATTGTTCCGCTGAAAGATGATTTCTCCGGCGTGGCCGGTGATTGGGTGCGCATTTGGCCTTCAAACAGAAAAATCGGCCATGAGGGCTGCATGATAAGGAAGATCGGCGATAAGTATGTATTGTTCGGAACGGGCTGGTCAACGGACAAGATGCGCAAAGGCTCATACAACCTTTACTACTGCGTTTCTGATAAGATAAACGGAGGATACGGCAAAAGAAAATTTGCAGGAAGATTCCTCGGCCACGGCACCCTTTTCAAGGATAAGCAAGGCCGGTGGTGGTGCACTGCGTTCTACAATGCAAACGTTCCGAGAATCAGCAGAAAACATGCCCAAACCAAAGACTTGAGCGATACCGCCTACACCGTGAACAAACAGGGGGTTACAATTGTGCCAATGGATATCCGCCAGCTTGATACAGGCGAGATCCGAGTTAAAGCTCTCGATCCTCTCTACGCTTCTCCCGGGAAAGAAGAAGCGCAGGAGTTTTGA